The following coding sequences lie in one Nocardioides sambongensis genomic window:
- the ligD gene encoding non-homologous end-joining DNA ligase has translation MSETWVEVEDRTLKLTNLEKVLYPSTGTTKAEVLDYYARVSPVLLPHLAGRPVTRIRWPHGVQAMSFFEKNAPAGTPSWVRTVEVPTTGSRGPSRNGDTLVFPVVEDLATLMWLVNLAALELHVHQWTVDAEGDPRGADRVVIDLDPGEGAGLRQCCEVGLLVRDALAERGLDARPVTSGSKGLHLYAELSAYLPSEEASEVARAVAEELQATHPKLVTATMTKARRRGKVFLDWSQNAGSKTTVAPYSLRGTERPQVATPLTWDEVAVGAEDDLGLEQFSHTAVLQRVEEHGDLFEQR, from the coding sequence ATGAGTGAGACCTGGGTCGAGGTCGAGGACCGCACCCTGAAGCTGACCAACCTGGAGAAGGTGCTCTACCCCAGCACCGGCACCACCAAGGCCGAGGTGCTCGACTACTACGCCCGGGTCTCGCCGGTGCTGCTCCCGCACCTCGCCGGACGGCCGGTGACCCGGATCCGGTGGCCCCACGGCGTGCAGGCGATGAGCTTCTTCGAGAAGAACGCGCCGGCCGGGACGCCCTCCTGGGTGCGTACCGTCGAGGTGCCCACCACCGGCTCGCGGGGCCCGAGCCGCAACGGCGACACCCTGGTCTTCCCCGTCGTCGAGGACCTCGCCACCCTGATGTGGCTGGTCAACCTGGCCGCACTGGAGCTGCACGTGCACCAGTGGACGGTGGACGCGGAGGGAGACCCGCGTGGCGCCGACCGAGTGGTGATCGACCTCGACCCCGGCGAGGGAGCGGGGCTGCGCCAGTGCTGCGAGGTCGGGCTGCTGGTCCGGGACGCGCTGGCCGAGCGGGGCCTGGACGCCCGTCCCGTCACGAGCGGCAGCAAGGGGCTGCACCTCTACGCCGAGCTGTCGGCGTACCTGCCCTCCGAGGAGGCCTCGGAGGTGGCACGGGCGGTGGCCGAGGAGCTGCAGGCCACCCACCCCAAGCTGGTCACCGCGACGATGACCAAGGCCCGGCGCCGCGGCAAGGTCTTCCTCGACTGGTCGCAGAACGCCGGATCGAAGACCACCGTGGCGCCCTACTCCCTGCGGGGCACCGAGCGGCCGCAGGTAGCGACGCCGCTGACCTGGGACGAGGTGGCCGTCGGGGCCGAGGACGACCTCGGGCTGGAGCAGTTCTCCCACACCGCGGTGCTGCAGCGGGTCGAGGAGCACGGAGACCTCTTCGAGCAGCGATGA
- a CDS encoding MGMT family protein, translating into MPSARDPEYVERILDLVEQVPPGRVTTYGALADVAGGGPRQVGTVMAHHGGAVPWWRVIRADGTLPPSHQRHARRHYDAERTPILPSGKVDVRSAFWSPG; encoded by the coding sequence ATGCCGAGCGCGCGCGACCCCGAGTACGTCGAACGCATCCTCGACCTCGTCGAGCAGGTCCCGCCGGGCCGGGTGACCACCTACGGCGCGCTCGCCGACGTCGCGGGCGGGGGCCCGCGCCAGGTCGGCACGGTGATGGCGCACCACGGCGGTGCGGTGCCGTGGTGGAGGGTGATCCGCGCCGACGGCACCCTGCCGCCCAGCCACCAGCGCCACGCCCGGCGCCACTACGACGCCGAGCGCACGCCGATCCTCCCCTCGGGGAAGGTCGACGTGCGCTCGGCGTTCTGGAGTCCGGGCTAA
- a CDS encoding ATP-dependent helicase, which translates to MAGPEMTTYRIAAPGPAVDAPRLDEHQQRVVDHPGGPLLVLAGPGTGKTTTLVEAIVDRIEQRGARPDQVLALTFSRKAADQLRDRVTARLGRTTGNQLSSTFHSFAYALLRRYAPAELYEGPLRLLSAPEQDVVLRELLADHPESVRWPDRFRSALGTRGFAREVHAVLGRAREKGLDGEELRALGESEGIEEFVAAGLFLSQYLDSLDSQGATDYADLIRRAGIEAQVQRDELRAQFQHVFVDEYQDTDPGQVAMLRAIAGDGRNLTVVGDPHQSIYGFRGAEVRGILEFPTAFPHRDGRPADVSVLRTVRRFGPAILAPAQRVAARIGLPGTIGAEARRRFLSPVAEAGAHGAGRVLVRTFDTERAEAEHLADLLRRAHLEDGIGWDEMAVLVRSGRASIAPLRRALGAAGVPVEVAGDEVPLVRDPAVAPLLEALQAIVHIDNDDPGDVDHIDAARAEALLTGPLGGLDAGDVRRLSRLLRNREKDECQAEHRTPRSSRELLRLAVLGTDLLQDVSGPEAERARALTRLLSSARAALDEGRSAEELLWLLWSGTGWPSRLQRAVEAGGGAARRAHRDLDSVCALFDVAARAGERREHLGVAAFLETLVQQQIPGDTLADKGARGAAVRLLTAHRSKGLEWRLVVVAHVQAEGWPDLRRRTALLQADRIGEHGLAAPVTLREMLMEERRLFYVACTRARERLVVTAVASSDDEGEQPSRFLDELGAPGASVVQHHVGRPPRPLSMGGLVAELRRAVADPATDPGLRAAAAKRLAGLARETSASGRPLVTAADPATWWGTRSYSRSEVPIREAEQPVPLSASMLDALDVCPTRWFLSREAGGVGRAHQSANLGELVHALAERVARGDAPPDPDALVAYVDEVWDRLDFRTPWSKQREHDRVRLALERFVEWHEQNPRRVLDLEAGFSTVVDLGEGGEVRLTGYADRLEVDAEGRVVVVDLKTGKSKPSEKSMATHVQLALYQYAVDHGALEPDDPTRPWTAGGAELVQLGLPDGAETATVQRQPRHADDGPERRELEERLSRAARLVREETFPAVAGQHCRDCTFLALCPTKSSGAVVSQ; encoded by the coding sequence TTGGCTGGCCCCGAGATGACGACGTACCGGATCGCTGCCCCTGGCCCCGCGGTGGACGCGCCGCGCCTCGACGAGCACCAGCAGCGCGTGGTGGACCACCCCGGTGGACCCCTGCTGGTCCTGGCCGGCCCCGGCACCGGCAAGACCACCACCCTGGTCGAGGCCATCGTGGACCGGATCGAGCAGCGCGGTGCGCGACCGGACCAGGTGCTCGCGCTGACCTTCTCCCGCAAGGCAGCCGACCAGCTGCGCGACCGGGTCACCGCTCGGCTCGGCCGGACCACGGGCAACCAGCTCAGCTCGACGTTCCACTCCTTCGCCTACGCACTGCTGCGTCGCTACGCACCCGCGGAGCTCTACGAGGGGCCCCTGCGCCTGCTCTCGGCGCCGGAGCAGGACGTCGTGCTCCGCGAGCTGTTGGCCGACCACCCCGAGTCGGTCCGCTGGCCCGACCGGTTCCGCAGTGCGCTGGGCACCCGCGGGTTCGCCCGGGAGGTGCACGCCGTGCTGGGTCGTGCGCGGGAGAAGGGGCTGGACGGAGAGGAGCTGCGCGCGCTCGGCGAGTCCGAGGGCATCGAGGAGTTCGTCGCCGCGGGGCTGTTCCTCTCGCAGTACCTGGACTCGCTCGACAGCCAGGGCGCCACCGACTACGCCGACCTCATCCGCCGGGCCGGGATCGAGGCGCAGGTCCAGCGCGACGAGCTGCGCGCGCAGTTCCAGCACGTCTTCGTCGACGAATACCAGGACACCGACCCGGGGCAGGTGGCGATGCTGCGGGCGATCGCCGGCGACGGCCGCAACCTGACCGTGGTGGGCGACCCGCACCAGTCGATCTACGGGTTCCGGGGCGCGGAGGTGCGCGGCATCCTGGAGTTCCCCACCGCGTTCCCGCACCGCGACGGTCGTCCTGCCGACGTGAGCGTGCTGCGGACCGTCCGCCGATTCGGCCCGGCGATCCTGGCCCCCGCCCAACGGGTGGCCGCTCGGATCGGCCTGCCCGGCACCATCGGCGCCGAGGCGCGCCGGAGGTTCCTCTCCCCGGTCGCCGAAGCGGGTGCGCACGGCGCCGGCCGAGTGCTGGTGCGGACCTTCGACACCGAGCGTGCCGAGGCCGAGCACCTCGCCGACCTGCTGCGCCGCGCCCACCTCGAGGACGGCATCGGATGGGACGAGATGGCCGTCCTGGTGCGCTCCGGTCGGGCGAGCATCGCTCCCCTGCGCCGGGCACTGGGGGCGGCCGGCGTTCCGGTCGAGGTGGCCGGGGACGAGGTGCCCCTGGTGCGCGACCCCGCGGTCGCGCCGCTGCTGGAGGCGCTGCAGGCGATCGTGCACATCGACAACGACGACCCCGGCGACGTCGACCACATCGACGCGGCCCGGGCGGAGGCGCTGCTCACCGGACCGCTGGGCGGTCTCGACGCCGGTGACGTCCGGCGGCTCTCCCGACTCCTGCGCAACCGGGAGAAGGACGAGTGCCAGGCCGAGCACCGCACCCCTCGCAGCTCACGCGAGCTGCTCCGCCTGGCGGTCCTCGGCACCGACCTGCTGCAGGACGTCAGCGGCCCGGAGGCCGAGCGTGCCCGCGCCCTCACCCGGCTGCTCAGCTCGGCGCGGGCCGCCCTGGACGAGGGACGCAGCGCCGAGGAGCTGCTGTGGCTGCTGTGGTCCGGGACCGGCTGGCCGTCCCGCCTCCAACGTGCGGTGGAGGCCGGCGGCGGAGCGGCCCGGCGGGCGCACCGCGACCTGGACTCGGTGTGCGCGCTGTTCGACGTGGCCGCCCGTGCGGGCGAGCGTCGCGAGCACCTGGGCGTCGCCGCGTTCCTGGAGACGCTGGTGCAGCAGCAGATCCCCGGCGACACCCTCGCCGACAAGGGCGCGCGCGGCGCCGCGGTGCGGCTGCTGACCGCCCATCGCAGCAAGGGGCTGGAGTGGCGCCTGGTCGTGGTCGCCCACGTCCAGGCGGAGGGATGGCCCGACCTGCGGCGGCGCACCGCACTGCTGCAGGCCGACCGGATCGGCGAGCACGGGTTGGCGGCTCCGGTCACCCTCCGCGAGATGCTGATGGAGGAGCGCCGCCTCTTCTACGTCGCGTGCACCCGCGCACGCGAGCGCCTGGTGGTCACCGCCGTCGCCTCCAGCGACGACGAGGGCGAGCAGCCGTCCCGGTTCCTCGACGAGCTCGGCGCCCCCGGCGCCAGTGTGGTCCAGCACCACGTGGGTCGCCCGCCCCGCCCGCTGTCCATGGGCGGTCTGGTCGCCGAGCTCCGCCGCGCGGTCGCCGACCCGGCGACCGACCCCGGCCTGCGCGCAGCCGCCGCGAAGCGGTTGGCCGGACTCGCCCGGGAGACCAGTGCGAGCGGTCGGCCGCTGGTGACCGCCGCCGACCCGGCCACCTGGTGGGGCACCCGGTCCTACAGCCGCTCGGAGGTGCCGATCCGCGAGGCGGAGCAGCCGGTGCCGCTCTCCGCGAGCATGCTGGACGCCCTCGACGTCTGTCCCACCCGGTGGTTCCTCAGCCGCGAGGCCGGCGGCGTGGGTCGTGCCCACCAGTCGGCGAACCTCGGCGAGCTGGTGCACGCGCTCGCCGAGCGGGTCGCGCGTGGCGACGCCCCGCCCGATCCCGACGCCCTGGTCGCCTACGTCGACGAGGTGTGGGACCGGCTCGACTTCCGCACGCCCTGGTCCAAGCAGCGCGAGCACGACCGGGTGCGCCTCGCCCTCGAGCGTTTCGTCGAGTGGCACGAGCAGAATCCGCGTCGAGTGCTGGACCTGGAGGCCGGGTTCTCCACGGTCGTCGACCTCGGCGAGGGCGGGGAGGTGCGGCTCACCGGCTACGCCGACCGGCTCGAGGTGGACGCCGAGGGCCGCGTTGTGGTGGTCGACCTCAAGACCGGCAAGTCCAAGCCGAGCGAGAAGTCGATGGCCACCCACGTCCAGCTCGCGCTCTACCAGTACGCGGTCGACCACGGCGCGCTGGAGCCCGACGACCCCACCCGTCCCTGGACGGCCGGCGGCGCGGAGCTGGTCCAGCTGGGACTGCCGGACGGCGCGGAGACCGCGACCGTGCAGCGGCAGCCCCGCCACGCCGACGACGGTCCCGAGCGGCGCGAGCTCGAGGAGCGGCTGAGCAGGGCGGCCCGGTTGGTGCGGGAGGAGACCTTCCCGGCGGTCGCCGGCCAGCACTGCCGTGACTGCACCTTCCTCGCCCTGTGCCCGACCAAGAGCAGCGGAGCGGTGGTGTCCCAGTGA
- the moeZ gene encoding adenylyltransferase/sulfurtransferase MoeZ: MSIPALVEPADELTVDEVRRYSRHLIIPDVGMTGQKRLKNAKVLVIGAGGLGSPALLYLAAAGVGTLGIIEFDEVDESNLQRQVIHGQSDVGRPKAESAKDSIAEVNPLVNVVVHAERLDNDNVYDVFRGYDLIVDGTDNFATRYLVNDAAYFLGIPYVWGSIYRFDGQASVFAPKQADDAPCYRCLYPEPPPPGMVPSCAEGGVLGVLCASIGSIQVNEAIKLLTGIGDPLVGKLMIYDALEMEYRKLKVRKDPNCRLCGENADVTELIDYEFFCGAVSEEAADAAADSTISVVALEGMLKEREEGTRDFVLVDVREPNEYEINKIPGSVLIPKGEFLNGNALEQLPSVDSGTQVVLHCKSGVRSAEALAVLKGAGYDDAVHVGGGVVAWVNQIDPSQPAY; the protein is encoded by the coding sequence GTGAGCATTCCCGCGTTGGTCGAGCCGGCCGACGAGCTGACCGTCGACGAGGTCCGTCGCTACAGCCGCCACCTGATCATCCCCGACGTCGGGATGACGGGGCAGAAGCGACTGAAGAACGCCAAGGTGCTGGTGATCGGTGCCGGCGGCCTGGGCAGCCCCGCGCTGCTCTACCTGGCGGCGGCCGGCGTCGGCACCCTGGGCATCATCGAGTTCGACGAGGTCGACGAGTCGAACCTGCAGCGCCAGGTGATCCACGGCCAGTCGGACGTGGGCCGGCCCAAGGCGGAGTCGGCCAAGGACTCCATCGCCGAGGTCAACCCGCTGGTGAACGTCGTGGTCCACGCGGAGCGGCTGGACAACGACAACGTCTACGACGTGTTCCGGGGCTACGACCTGATCGTCGACGGCACCGACAACTTCGCCACTCGCTACCTGGTCAACGACGCGGCGTACTTCCTCGGCATCCCCTACGTGTGGGGGTCGATCTACCGGTTCGACGGTCAGGCGTCGGTCTTCGCACCGAAGCAGGCCGACGACGCCCCCTGCTACCGCTGCCTCTACCCCGAGCCGCCGCCGCCGGGCATGGTCCCCTCCTGCGCCGAGGGCGGCGTGCTGGGCGTGCTGTGCGCCTCGATCGGCTCGATCCAGGTCAACGAGGCGATCAAGCTGCTGACCGGCATCGGCGACCCGCTGGTCGGCAAGCTGATGATCTACGACGCGCTCGAGATGGAGTACCGCAAGCTGAAGGTCCGCAAGGACCCCAACTGCCGGCTCTGCGGCGAGAACGCGGACGTCACCGAGCTCATCGACTACGAGTTCTTCTGCGGCGCCGTCTCCGAGGAGGCGGCCGACGCCGCCGCCGACTCCACCATCTCGGTGGTTGCGCTCGAGGGCATGCTCAAGGAGCGCGAGGAGGGGACCCGCGACTTCGTGCTGGTCGACGTCCGTGAGCCCAACGAGTACGAGATCAACAAGATCCCGGGCTCGGTGCTGATCCCCAAGGGCGAGTTCCTCAACGGCAACGCGCTCGAGCAGCTGCCCTCGGTCGACTCCGGCACCCAGGTCGTGCTGCACTGCAAGTCCGGTGTCCGCTCCGCCGAGGCACTCGCGGTGCTCAAGGGCGCCGGCTACGACGACGCCGTGCACGTCGGCGGCGGCGTGGTCGCCTGGGTGAACCAGATCGACCCCAGCCAGCCCGCGTACTGA
- the tpx gene encoding thiol peroxidase, with amino-acid sequence MATTSLGGNPVTTIGELPAVGSAAPAFDLVGSDFSSVTLTPGTRTVLNIFPSVDTGVCAASVKKFNELAAGLENTTVVNVSADLPFAQARFCGAEGIENVVAASAFRSSFGDDYGVRLVDGKFEGLFARSVVVVDADGTVVHSQLVPEIATEPDYDAAVAALS; translated from the coding sequence ATGGCTACCACTTCACTCGGCGGCAACCCCGTCACCACCATCGGCGAGCTGCCCGCGGTCGGCTCCGCGGCCCCCGCCTTCGACCTGGTCGGCTCCGACTTCAGCTCGGTGACCCTGACCCCGGGCACCCGGACGGTGCTCAACATCTTCCCGAGCGTGGACACCGGGGTCTGCGCGGCCAGCGTGAAGAAGTTCAACGAGCTGGCGGCCGGCCTGGAGAACACCACCGTGGTCAACGTCTCCGCCGATCTCCCGTTCGCGCAGGCGCGGTTCTGCGGCGCCGAGGGCATCGAGAACGTCGTCGCCGCCTCCGCTTTCCGCTCCTCGTTCGGCGACGACTACGGCGTGCGCCTCGTCGACGGCAAGTTCGAGGGCCTCTTCGCCCGCTCGGTGGTCGTCGTGGACGCCGACGGCACCGTGGTCCACAGCCAGCTCGTGCCGGAGATCGCCACCGAGCCCGACTACGACGCCGCGGTGGCCGCGCTGTCCTGA
- a CDS encoding lysophospholipid acyltransferase family protein produces the protein MYRTLHTVVPPLAKAVWRPTIRGLDRVPASGPVILASNHLSFVDSVVIPIVVPRKVVFLAKSDYFTGTGWRGRLSRAWFEGLGMLPVDRDDSAAAMQSLQTALDVLGRGEAFGIYPEGTRSRDGRLYRGRTGVAHLALTSGAPVVPVGLVGTENLQPIGTRFPRRAPVTVSFGEPIRVAGEYDGIAPGRARRELTDRVMTAIEELSGQLPAGVYNDRAPDA, from the coding sequence ATGTACCGGACGTTGCACACCGTGGTCCCGCCGCTGGCCAAGGCGGTCTGGCGTCCCACGATCCGCGGGCTGGACAGGGTGCCGGCCTCCGGTCCGGTGATCCTCGCCAGCAACCACCTGAGCTTCGTCGACTCCGTGGTGATCCCGATCGTGGTGCCGCGGAAGGTGGTCTTCCTGGCCAAGTCCGACTACTTCACCGGCACCGGCTGGCGCGGTCGGCTGTCCCGCGCCTGGTTCGAGGGGCTCGGCATGCTGCCGGTCGACCGGGACGACTCGGCTGCCGCGATGCAGTCGCTGCAGACGGCGCTGGACGTGCTCGGTCGTGGCGAGGCGTTCGGGATCTACCCCGAGGGCACCCGTTCCCGGGACGGTCGGCTCTACCGGGGACGCACCGGTGTCGCCCACCTCGCCCTGACCTCCGGCGCCCCGGTGGTCCCCGTCGGGCTGGTCGGGACCGAGAACCTGCAGCCGATCGGCACCCGGTTCCCGCGGCGGGCACCGGTCACCGTCTCGTTCGGGGAGCCGATCCGGGTCGCCGGCGAGTACGACGGGATCGCGCCGGGTCGGGCGCGTCGCGAGCTGACCGACCGGGTGATGACCGCCATCGAGGAGCTCAGCGGCCAGTTGCCGGCCGGTGTGTACAACGACCGAGCCCCCGACGCCTGA
- a CDS encoding TetR/AcrR family transcriptional regulator yields the protein MGHISPANRGTQREGGNEVVRESYDVEGGRPRGLRLPRQERRAQLLNSALEVFVANGYHAAAMDDIAERAGVSKPVLYQHFPGKFELYLALLDASCDRMIANCRAALESTQDNKQRVAAAIDAFFAYVDHDTGAFRLVFESDLTNEPAVREHIDRVTVECAKLIGAVIEEDTGFPAEDSRLLAVSLVGMAQVSARFWLTEAGGLERDQAVALVSGLAWRGIRGYPKTDD from the coding sequence ATGGGTCACATCTCTCCCGCGAACCGGGGGACGCAGCGCGAGGGAGGCAACGAGGTGGTGCGCGAGTCGTACGACGTGGAGGGCGGGCGGCCCCGCGGCCTGAGGTTGCCGCGGCAGGAACGCCGGGCCCAGCTGCTGAACTCGGCCCTCGAGGTGTTCGTGGCCAACGGCTACCACGCCGCCGCGATGGACGACATCGCCGAGCGCGCCGGCGTCTCCAAGCCGGTCCTCTACCAGCACTTCCCCGGCAAGTTCGAGTTGTACCTGGCCCTCCTGGACGCCTCCTGCGACCGGATGATCGCCAACTGCCGGGCGGCGCTGGAGTCCACCCAGGACAACAAGCAGCGGGTCGCGGCCGCGATCGACGCCTTCTTCGCCTACGTCGACCACGACACCGGCGCCTTCCGTCTGGTCTTCGAGTCCGACCTGACCAACGAGCCCGCCGTGCGCGAGCACATCGACCGGGTCACCGTGGAGTGCGCCAAGCTGATCGGCGCGGTGATCGAGGAGGACACCGGGTTCCCCGCCGAGGACTCGCGCCTGCTGGCCGTCTCCCTGGTGGGCATGGCCCAGGTGAGTGCCCGTTTCTGGCTCACCGAGGCCGGAGGCCTGGAGCGGGACCAGGCCGTCGCCCTGGTCTCGGGACTCGCCTGGCGCGGCATCCGCGGCTACCCCAAGACCGACGACTGA
- a CDS encoding TIGR03086 family metal-binding protein: MEILELGPVAREVGGLVAGVRDDQLALPTPCPAYTVADLADHLGGLTLAFTAAAHKSPLGDGAGPSGDGARLEPGWRDRIARDLVILAEAWRNPAAYRGTASAGGVTMDGAEAAAVALNEVVVHGWDLAAATGRPYRVDPAALDACLAFAASFSTPESADMRGDAFGPVLPVAADADDLTRLLALMGRDAGWAPAERTLNDAGASRTRRTR, encoded by the coding sequence ATGGAGATCCTCGAACTCGGACCTGTGGCCCGTGAGGTGGGTGGGCTCGTCGCCGGCGTACGCGACGACCAGCTCGCCCTCCCGACGCCGTGCCCTGCCTACACGGTGGCGGATCTGGCCGACCACCTGGGCGGACTCACGCTCGCCTTCACCGCGGCCGCCCACAAGTCGCCGCTCGGCGACGGTGCCGGACCCAGTGGCGACGGCGCCCGGTTGGAGCCGGGCTGGCGCGATCGGATCGCTCGCGACCTGGTGATCCTCGCGGAGGCGTGGCGCAACCCCGCCGCCTACCGGGGGACGGCGAGCGCCGGCGGTGTGACGATGGACGGCGCCGAGGCCGCGGCCGTCGCGCTGAACGAGGTCGTCGTGCACGGCTGGGACCTGGCGGCGGCGACCGGACGTCCCTACCGGGTCGACCCGGCCGCACTGGATGCGTGCCTGGCGTTCGCCGCATCGTTCTCCACCCCGGAGAGCGCCGACATGCGCGGTGATGCGTTCGGACCCGTGCTGCCGGTCGCCGCGGACGCGGACGACCTGACCAGGCTGCTCGCGCTGATGGGTCGCGACGCCGGTTGGGCACCGGCGGAGCGGACGCTCAACGACGCCGGCGCATCCCGAACACGTCGAACTCGGTGA
- a CDS encoding DUF3107 domain-containing protein codes for MAVEVKIGVQNVARELVVETDEAAEAVSKALSEALSGEGGVFSLTDHKGKVTLVPAAKIAYVEIGRSVSGQVGFRS; via the coding sequence ATGGCCGTTGAGGTCAAGATCGGCGTCCAGAACGTCGCCCGCGAGCTCGTCGTCGAGACCGACGAGGCTGCCGAGGCCGTGTCCAAGGCGCTCAGCGAGGCGCTGTCCGGCGAGGGCGGCGTGTTCAGCCTGACCGACCACAAGGGCAAGGTGACCCTGGTCCCGGCCGCGAAGATCGCCTACGTGGAGATCGGCCGCAGCGTGAGCGGACAGGTCGGCTTCCGCTCCTGA
- a CDS encoding SCO7613 C-terminal domain-containing membrane protein has product MPKILLGLGAFCLLVAAVIFLAVSWSVLGVGGRTAVLAALTLGFGGGSLALHRYGLRIAAESLSVVTLGMLTLDVLGAGAADWFGEVDGDTMAAIAGGLVAFAAAGLGALRLPGRPHLVAPQVIAGIAATIGYLGAVSATDQPLWTGQVVTVLAVLAVLAARALRLTPLAWSAAAAGALVGGLTLLAGLGISLEEPTLEHLWLDGPGWSLLASAALLLSPGLVLRHRVALLAGASGAAMVATGAATLPLVGEGATVVGVVTLAVTVAWAVALGAVRSDARVVAMAPAVTGCLLLVGQILTGAGVVLARWFDVLERIDGVAGADRSFGIRFQDPDQVVGPLVLAPAALVVVVVAALLLPRRHRGWLLSWAPSTALAVALASTLTLASYDVPVAAVALSLAAIGAAGALCGALRRAPESTALVVVGLAVCFAADLVALVDDAMILATGCVTLAAALTGALAGRGSASRVVAGIAVAPAILPVVAAATSLADLGGAWVAVPVLVAAGGIAVLLPRLELELSALGTSALALPVSLALADQPAALLALWLALLGALCGASALLHTARRPLGAAMPALWLLASWVWLVDLGVEAPEPYTLPAATVLLGAGLYRLRAVPTAGTAGALLPGLLLGTLPSLLWVFEDPLSLRALLLGIACLVLTLAGAVLRWSAPLVVGAAVGAAVVLRELGPYAGSVPQWVWIGLAGLILTVVGITWERQLLELRKAVGAIRRLR; this is encoded by the coding sequence GTGCCGAAGATCCTGCTCGGCCTCGGCGCCTTCTGCCTGCTCGTCGCCGCCGTCATCTTCCTGGCGGTGTCCTGGTCCGTGCTCGGTGTCGGCGGCCGCACCGCGGTGCTCGCTGCGCTGACCCTCGGGTTCGGCGGTGGCTCCCTGGCACTGCACCGGTATGGACTGCGGATCGCCGCGGAGTCCCTCTCCGTGGTCACCCTCGGGATGCTCACCCTGGACGTCCTCGGCGCCGGCGCCGCCGACTGGTTCGGGGAGGTCGACGGCGACACGATGGCCGCGATCGCCGGCGGTCTGGTCGCGTTCGCCGCGGCGGGCCTGGGAGCGCTGCGCCTCCCCGGTCGGCCGCACCTGGTCGCCCCGCAGGTGATCGCCGGGATCGCCGCGACCATCGGCTACCTGGGCGCGGTCTCCGCGACCGACCAGCCGCTGTGGACCGGCCAGGTGGTGACCGTGCTGGCCGTGCTGGCCGTGCTGGCGGCGCGAGCGCTACGGCTCACGCCGCTGGCGTGGAGCGCCGCGGCCGCCGGTGCCCTGGTCGGCGGACTCACCCTGCTGGCCGGCCTGGGGATCAGCCTGGAGGAGCCGACGCTGGAGCACCTGTGGCTGGACGGCCCCGGCTGGTCCCTGCTCGCCTCCGCAGCGCTGCTGCTCTCCCCCGGCCTCGTCCTGCGCCACCGCGTCGCCCTGCTGGCCGGCGCGTCGGGCGCCGCGATGGTGGCGACCGGCGCCGCCACCCTTCCCCTGGTCGGCGAGGGCGCCACCGTGGTGGGGGTGGTGACGCTCGCCGTCACTGTCGCCTGGGCGGTGGCGCTCGGCGCCGTCCGCTCCGATGCGCGGGTGGTCGCGATGGCCCCGGCCGTGACCGGCTGTCTGCTCCTGGTCGGCCAGATCCTGACCGGCGCAGGCGTGGTCCTGGCCCGGTGGTTCGACGTGCTGGAGAGGATCGACGGCGTCGCGGGCGCCGACCGGAGCTTCGGCATCCGGTTCCAGGACCCCGACCAGGTCGTGGGGCCGCTCGTGCTGGCCCCCGCCGCGCTGGTCGTGGTCGTGGTCGCCGCACTGCTCCTGCCGCGCCGCCACCGCGGCTGGCTGCTGAGCTGGGCACCGTCGACCGCGCTCGCGGTCGCCCTCGCGTCGACCCTCACCCTGGCGTCGTACGACGTCCCGGTGGCGGCGGTGGCGCTGAGCCTGGCCGCGATCGGAGCGGCCGGCGCCCTGTGCGGCGCCCTCCGTCGTGCCCCGGAGAGCACCGCGCTGGTCGTGGTGGGGCTCGCGGTCTGCTTCGCGGCCGACCTCGTCGCCCTGGTCGACGACGCGATGATCCTGGCCACCGGGTGCGTCACGCTCGCCGCCGCACTGACCGGCGCACTCGCCGGACGTGGCTCCGCCTCCCGGGTCGTGGCGGGGATCGCGGTCGCGCCGGCGATCCTCCCGGTGGTGGCCGCCGCGACGTCGTTGGCCGACCTGGGCGGCGCCTGGGTCGCGGTGCCGGTGCTGGTGGCGGCCGGCGGCATCGCGGTGCTGCTGCCCCGTCTCGAGCTGGAGCTGTCCGCCCTGGGCACCTCGGCACTGGCGCTGCCGGTCTCGCTGGCGCTCGCCGACCAGCCGGCCGCCCTGCTGGCACTCTGGCTCGCGCTGCTCGGTGCGCTCTGCGGAGCCTCGGCCCTGCTGCACACCGCGCGCCGCCCGCTCGGCGCTGCGATGCCGGCCCTGTGGCTGCTGGCGTCCTGGGTCTGGCTGGTCGACCTCGGTGTCGAAGCGCCGGAGCCCTACACCCTCCCCGCCGCGACGGTGCTGCTCGGCGCCGGCCTCTACCGGCTGCGTGCCGTGCCGACCGCCGGCACCGCGGGCGCGCTGCTGCCCGGACTGCTGCTGGGCACGCTGCCGTCGCTGCTGTGGGTCTTCGAGGACCCGCTCTCACTGCGGGCCCTGCTGCTCGGCATCGCCTGCCTGGTCCTGACCCTGGCCGGCGCGGTGCTGCGGTGGAGCGCACCGCTGGTCGTCGGCGCGGCGGTCGGCGCCGCCGTGGTGCTGCGCGAGCTCGGGCCCTACGCCGGGAGCGTGCCGCAGTGGGTGTGGATCGGCCTGGCCGGCCTGATCCTGACCGTCGTGGGCATCACCTGGGAGCGACAGCTGCTCGAGCTGCGGAAGGCGGTCGGCGCCATCCGGCGGCTGCGCTGA